A window of Rhodococcus sp. SGAir0479 contains these coding sequences:
- a CDS encoding HEAT repeat domain-containing protein, with the protein MESTHPIAPDARLADALAAPDPSTRLRAALEAGTARAVDLTETLVARCADEPDFYVRDMLTWALCRLPADVTVPRLVHELRTDVAQARSQALHTLSKIGDGRAWPAVSALLHDTDDDVARAAWRAAVALVPPGEEAALAVDLAAEFGRGDRHVQLSLSRALVGLGEALLPVVEAARTHHDATVRAHADATERLHLDPDSGFTLSVEMATRTAVAGPDT; encoded by the coding sequence ATGGAATCCACCCATCCGATCGCGCCCGATGCCCGCCTCGCGGACGCACTGGCCGCACCCGACCCGTCGACCCGTCTGCGCGCTGCACTGGAGGCCGGTACCGCCCGCGCCGTCGACCTCACGGAGACCCTCGTCGCGCGGTGTGCCGACGAGCCGGACTTCTACGTCCGCGACATGCTGACGTGGGCACTGTGCCGACTGCCCGCCGACGTGACCGTGCCCAGGCTCGTGCACGAACTCCGCACCGACGTCGCGCAGGCCCGCAGCCAGGCACTGCACACGCTGTCCAAGATCGGCGACGGGCGGGCGTGGCCGGCGGTGTCGGCGCTGCTGCACGACACGGACGACGACGTCGCCCGCGCCGCGTGGCGGGCCGCCGTCGCGCTGGTGCCGCCGGGCGAGGAAGCGGCTCTGGCAGTGGATCTGGCGGCCGAGTTCGGGCGCGGGGATCGGCACGTGCAACTGAGCCTGAGCCGCGCGCTGGTGGGGCTCGGTGAAGCCCTCCTCCCCGTCGTCGAGGCGGCGCGGACGCATCACGACGCCACCGTGCGCGCGCACGCGGACGCCACCGAGCGGCTCCACCTCGATCCCGACAGCGGGTTCACGCTCTCGGTCGAGATGGCGACCCGCACCGCGGTCGCCGGCCCGGACACCTGA
- a CDS encoding response regulator gives MTHSGKAIDVLLVEDDPGDELMTREAFEFNKVGNNLHVVRDGEQALEFLYRRGEYADAVRPDLILLDLNLPKYDGRQVLEKIKSDPDLADIPVVILTTSGAEEDILRSYRLHANAYVTKPVDLDQFIAAVRQIDDFWVQVVRLPGRH, from the coding sequence ATGACCCATTCCGGCAAAGCCATCGACGTCCTGCTCGTCGAGGACGATCCGGGCGACGAACTCATGACGCGGGAAGCGTTCGAGTTCAACAAGGTCGGGAACAACCTGCACGTCGTGCGGGACGGCGAGCAGGCGCTCGAATTCCTCTACCGGCGCGGCGAGTACGCCGATGCGGTGCGGCCCGACCTGATCCTGCTGGACCTGAACCTGCCGAAGTACGACGGCCGCCAGGTGCTCGAGAAGATCAAGTCCGACCCCGACCTCGCGGACATCCCGGTCGTCATACTGACGACGTCGGGTGCCGAGGAGGACATTCTCCGCAGTTACAGGCTGCACGCGAACGCGTACGTCACGAAGCCGGTCGACCTCGATCAGTTCATCGCCGCCGTTCGCCAGATCGACGACTTCTGGGTGCAGGTCGTCCGACTGCCCGGACGTCACTGA
- the prpD gene encoding 2-methylcitrate dehydratase PrpD — translation MKTHPVRPRRSADEFPRSEHLAWKIAEVATDPVEVPADTSEMIVNRIIDNAAVAAASVARRPVTNARAQALAHPYHPGSTVFGVEGSFSPEWAAWANGVAVRELDFHDTFLAAEYSHPGDNIPPILAVAQHTGRGGADLIRGLATGYEIQVDLVRAICLHEHKIDHVAHLGPSAAAGIGTLLGLDTETVYQAIGQALHTTTATRQSRKGRISSWKAYAPAFAGKMAVEAVDRAMRGEGAPSPIWEGEDGVIARLLGGPDAEYAVPLPSPGEAKRAILDTYTKEHSAEYQSQAPIDLARRMRDRIGNVDQIASIVLHTSHHTHVVIGTGSNDPQKFDPFASRETLDHSVMYIFAVALQDGTWHHERSYAPERAQRPDTVELWKKISTAEDPEWTRRYHSIDPDEKAFGARAEVTLENGDVIVDELAIADAHPLGARPFARDQYIAKFRTLAEGVVEPAEQERFLDTAQRTPKLKAGELNQLTFTVSDAVLARSPKSPKGLF, via the coding sequence GTGAAGACTCACCCCGTTCGCCCCCGCCGCTCGGCCGACGAGTTTCCCCGGAGCGAGCACCTCGCCTGGAAGATCGCCGAGGTCGCGACCGATCCGGTCGAGGTTCCCGCCGACACCTCGGAGATGATCGTCAACCGGATCATCGACAACGCGGCCGTCGCGGCGGCGTCGGTGGCCCGCCGTCCGGTGACCAACGCCCGCGCCCAGGCTCTGGCGCACCCGTACCACCCCGGATCGACGGTCTTCGGCGTCGAGGGCAGCTTCTCGCCCGAGTGGGCGGCGTGGGCCAACGGTGTCGCGGTGCGCGAGCTCGATTTCCACGACACGTTCCTGGCCGCGGAGTACTCACATCCGGGCGACAACATCCCGCCGATCCTCGCGGTCGCCCAGCACACCGGGCGCGGCGGCGCCGATCTGATCCGCGGTCTGGCCACCGGCTACGAGATCCAGGTGGACCTCGTTCGCGCAATCTGCCTGCACGAGCACAAGATCGACCACGTCGCGCACCTCGGTCCATCGGCCGCCGCCGGTATCGGTACCCTCCTCGGCCTCGACACCGAGACCGTCTACCAGGCGATCGGGCAGGCGCTGCACACCACCACCGCGACCCGCCAGTCCCGCAAGGGCCGGATCTCGAGCTGGAAGGCGTACGCGCCGGCGTTCGCCGGGAAGATGGCCGTCGAGGCCGTCGACCGGGCGATGCGGGGCGAGGGGGCGCCGTCGCCGATCTGGGAGGGCGAGGACGGGGTCATCGCCCGGCTGCTCGGCGGACCCGACGCCGAGTACGCAGTGCCGCTGCCGAGTCCGGGAGAGGCCAAGCGCGCGATCCTCGACACCTACACCAAGGAGCACTCGGCCGAGTACCAGAGCCAGGCCCCGATCGACCTGGCCCGCCGCATGCGTGACCGGATCGGCAACGTGGATCAGATCGCGTCGATCGTGCTGCACACCAGCCACCACACGCACGTCGTGATCGGCACCGGCTCGAACGATCCGCAGAAGTTCGATCCGTTCGCCAGCCGCGAGACCCTCGACCACTCGGTGATGTACATCTTCGCGGTCGCGCTGCAGGACGGCACCTGGCACCACGAACGCTCCTACGCCCCCGAGCGCGCGCAGCGCCCCGACACGGTGGAGCTGTGGAAGAAGATCTCCACCGCCGAGGATCCGGAGTGGACCCGCCGCTACCACTCGATCGACCCGGACGAGAAGGCCTTCGGCGCCCGCGCCGAGGTCACCCTCGAGAACGGCGACGTGATCGTCGACGAGCTCGCGATCGCCGACGCGCACCCGCTGGGCGCCCGGCCGTTCGCGCGGGACCAGTACATCGCGAAGTTCCGCACCCTCGCCGAGGGCGTCGTCGAACCCGCCGAGCAGGAGCGGTTCCTCGACACCGCGCAGCGCACCCCGAAGTTGAAAGCGGGCGAGCTGAACCAGCTCACGTTCACCGTCTCGGACGCCGTTCTCGCCCGATCGCCCAAGTCACCGAAGGGACTGTTCTGA
- a CDS encoding PP2C family protein-serine/threonine phosphatase codes for MTPITPAVDSAVSVLLIEDDPGDAMLVEEMALDSMSDFAIVWTKSLAQARATLETDRPDCILLDLNLPDANGLDALAAVQRAAHGAPVVVMTGLAEDSTGLAAVAAGAQDYLVKGRVDADLLTRSVRYAIERKRAENNATALWASEQRSRENARLERGLLPVPLLHGDAVEVVARYRPGRAHGLIGGDFYDVVESRDGAVHILIGDICGHGPDEAALGVNLRIAWRTLVVGGVSTDSAMRTLEEILVAERPRRHIFATMTSVVLSPDRATMRVIRAGHPGMMVRSGADVHWLEVPGGPALGLGRRRGSWTAHELEVDDRTSLVLFTDGLFESRIGPTERLGEERLLEYARTRGTVSADDFVDSLIGHAESLAADFGGLTDDIAVVHVQTTKEGPRR; via the coding sequence GTGACCCCGATCACTCCAGCCGTCGACTCCGCAGTGTCGGTGCTGCTCATCGAAGACGACCCCGGCGATGCCATGCTCGTCGAGGAGATGGCCCTCGACTCGATGTCGGATTTCGCCATCGTGTGGACCAAGTCCCTGGCGCAGGCGCGGGCGACCTTGGAAACCGACAGGCCGGATTGCATTCTGCTGGACCTGAACCTACCCGACGCCAACGGGCTCGATGCTCTGGCTGCCGTGCAACGCGCCGCGCACGGAGCCCCGGTGGTCGTGATGACGGGACTCGCGGAGGACAGCACCGGATTGGCCGCGGTCGCGGCGGGCGCCCAGGACTACCTCGTCAAGGGGCGGGTCGATGCGGACCTGCTCACCCGCTCGGTCCGTTACGCGATCGAGCGCAAGCGCGCCGAGAACAATGCCACGGCGCTGTGGGCCAGCGAACAGCGTTCCCGGGAGAACGCCCGCCTCGAGCGGGGACTGCTACCGGTCCCGTTGCTGCACGGGGACGCCGTCGAGGTGGTGGCGCGCTATCGGCCGGGGCGTGCGCACGGCCTGATCGGCGGCGACTTCTACGACGTCGTCGAGAGCCGCGACGGCGCCGTGCACATCCTCATCGGTGACATCTGTGGGCACGGCCCGGACGAGGCCGCGCTGGGCGTGAACCTGCGCATCGCGTGGCGCACCCTGGTCGTCGGGGGTGTCTCCACCGATTCGGCGATGCGCACACTCGAGGAGATCCTGGTTGCCGAACGGCCCCGACGGCACATCTTCGCGACCATGACGAGTGTCGTGTTGTCGCCGGACCGCGCCACGATGCGGGTCATCCGTGCGGGCCACCCGGGCATGATGGTGCGCTCCGGCGCCGACGTCCACTGGCTCGAGGTCCCGGGCGGCCCGGCACTGGGGTTGGGGCGCCGGCGGGGGAGTTGGACGGCGCACGAGCTCGAGGTGGACGACCGGACCTCGCTGGTGCTCTTCACCGACGGGTTGTTCGAGAGCCGCATCGGTCCGACGGAGCGGTTGGGCGAGGAACGCCTGCTCGAGTACGCCCGTACGCGCGGTACCGTGTCCGCCGACGACTTCGTCGATTCGCTGATCGGCCACGCCGAGAGTCTTGCTGCCGATTTCGGTGGACTGACCGACGACATTGCAGTTGTGCATGTCCAGACGACGAAGGAAGGTCCCCGTCGATGA
- a CDS encoding NAD(P)-dependent oxidoreductase, translating into MDIGFLGMGTMGRPMARNLARAGYDVTVWNRTPGKAASVVDYGASEASDLSDVLHRAVVFSALADDRAFADSVLTPPSLQAAKPGSVQVNLGTVSPAMSTEAEAKLGERGIFYVAAPVFGRAEVAEAGELTVLAAGTEGAIDQVAPLLDVIGRRTWRVGEDPRQANVVKILGNYLIANAIQAIAEATTVAEKVGGSPELLMEIMNDSLFPGGVYAGYGKMIARRRYEPAGFRLPLGLKDVRLALSQAHDVDIGLPFGSVLEDLFLDALAHGQADQDWSAITEATRRRAGLVGE; encoded by the coding sequence GTGGACATCGGATTCCTGGGTATGGGCACGATGGGTCGCCCGATGGCGCGCAACCTGGCCCGCGCCGGATACGACGTGACGGTGTGGAATCGCACGCCCGGCAAGGCCGCGAGTGTCGTGGACTACGGCGCGTCCGAGGCGTCCGATCTCTCCGACGTGCTGCACAGAGCCGTCGTGTTCAGCGCGTTGGCCGACGACCGGGCCTTCGCGGATTCGGTACTGACGCCGCCGTCGCTGCAGGCCGCGAAACCCGGTTCCGTCCAGGTGAATCTGGGCACGGTGAGCCCGGCGATGTCCACCGAGGCGGAAGCGAAGCTGGGCGAGCGGGGAATCTTCTACGTTGCCGCCCCGGTGTTCGGCCGGGCGGAGGTCGCCGAGGCGGGCGAGCTCACGGTCCTCGCCGCCGGGACCGAGGGCGCGATCGACCAGGTGGCGCCGTTGCTCGACGTCATCGGGCGGCGGACGTGGCGGGTCGGTGAGGATCCCAGGCAGGCGAACGTCGTCAAGATCTTGGGGAACTATTTGATCGCCAACGCCATCCAGGCGATCGCCGAGGCCACGACCGTGGCCGAGAAGGTGGGCGGGTCGCCCGAGCTGCTGATGGAGATCATGAACGACTCGCTGTTTCCGGGTGGCGTCTACGCGGGATACGGCAAGATGATCGCCCGGCGCCGGTACGAGCCGGCAGGGTTCCGGCTTCCGCTGGGCCTCAAGGATGTCCGGCTCGCCCTGTCGCAGGCGCACGACGTCGACATCGGCCTGCCGTTCGGGAGTGTCCTCGAGGATCTGTTCCTCGACGCGCTCGCGCACGGGCAGGCCGACCAGGACTGGTCCGCGATTACCGAGGCCACCCGGCGGCGGGCCGGGCTGGTGGGGGAGTGA
- a CDS encoding HEAT repeat domain-containing protein codes for MLIGEVSQRSGVSARMLRHYDKLGLVRPTGRTSGGYREYVDDDIRRLFHVESLRTLGLSLDETRRALDDPDFAPAELVGNLARHTRARIASEQELLTRLEHVDATAPTRWDDVLRIVHLLRALESGSGSLRQQALLSQDPSTSLPVDALVEAVLAEDDPNVAGALHWSLARAGGRGLPALAAAMESDAAEVRRRAVEATTAVRTADATALLRRALTDDDPTVRTRAALALGDRGDTGAVPTLVELVVAGHRDVEAAELLGALSETASSTCDVVGALQDALAAAHDAPTRLRLTQALAEIPGAAAREVLTRLTADDDRTVAGTASAILGRTNPGRRSRSRVREDADPW; via the coding sequence GTGTTGATCGGAGAGGTGTCGCAGCGTTCCGGCGTCAGCGCCCGGATGCTGCGGCACTACGACAAGTTGGGACTGGTGCGGCCCACCGGTCGCACGTCCGGCGGCTACCGCGAGTACGTCGACGACGACATCCGCAGGCTCTTCCACGTCGAGAGCCTGCGGACGCTCGGGTTGTCGCTCGACGAGACGCGGCGGGCGCTCGACGATCCCGACTTCGCGCCGGCCGAGCTGGTCGGGAACCTGGCCCGGCACACCCGCGCGCGGATCGCCTCGGAACAGGAACTGCTCACACGGCTCGAACACGTCGATGCGACGGCCCCGACGCGGTGGGACGACGTCCTGCGCATCGTGCACCTGTTGCGTGCGCTCGAATCCGGCTCCGGATCCCTTCGCCAACAAGCACTTCTGTCCCAGGACCCGAGCACGTCCCTACCGGTCGACGCCCTCGTCGAAGCCGTGCTGGCGGAGGACGACCCCAACGTCGCCGGCGCATTGCACTGGTCGCTCGCCAGAGCCGGTGGGCGGGGGTTGCCGGCGCTCGCGGCGGCCATGGAGTCGGACGCCGCCGAGGTGCGACGACGCGCGGTGGAAGCGACAACGGCGGTACGGACGGCGGACGCGACGGCGCTGCTGAGGCGCGCTCTCACCGACGACGACCCGACGGTGCGCACGCGCGCCGCACTCGCCCTGGGCGATCGCGGGGACACCGGGGCCGTGCCCACCCTCGTCGAACTCGTCGTCGCGGGACACCGCGACGTCGAGGCGGCCGAACTCCTCGGCGCGCTGAGCGAGACCGCATCCTCGACGTGCGACGTCGTCGGTGCTCTGCAGGACGCGCTCGCCGCCGCGCACGACGCCCCCACCCGGCTGCGGCTCACCCAGGCACTCGCCGAGATTCCCGGCGCCGCGGCCCGAGAAGTGTTGACCCGGTTGACCGCCGACGACGACCGGACCGTCGCGGGCACCGCCTCCGCGATCCTCGGCAGGACGAACCCCGGTCGCCGCTCGCGGTCGCGCGTCCGCGAAGACGCCGACCCCTGGTGA
- a CDS encoding sensor histidine kinase: MSSQLRRTRGLTVQAWFNLILAVLVVLICIGGVSAAVSLQRTQTSTDDLVHRLSPARVAAAQLESSLLNQETGVRGYALTGDQSFLAPYTEGLRVEQQATDDLGGLIMDRSELADDLMTVGQDAAEWRSAFVEPILAFTPGTGGPPDPIVYERGKVAFDKLRADLGELNDHLADARERALDVLADARAVRAAVFAGLFGVLLVASIVFAVLIRKAIINPLRRVADSSRRVVQGNFGHRVDAGNGPADVRGLAEDVEAMRKRIVSELEVVRDRQERLEEQTAKLDAQAVELRRSNAELEQFAYVTSHDLQEPLRKVASFCQLLEKRYGDVLDERGKQYIDFAVDGAKRMQVLINDLLTFSRVGRMSDKFDRVALAQPLDKALTNLQAAIDETGVRIERPARLPEIEGDPTLLTMLWQNLIGNAIKFGPTDTVPEVSIDVERRPDGMWQVCVQDNGIGISAEFADKVFVIFQRLHARDEYTGTGIGLALCKKIVEYHGGQIWLDTAYTTGARFCFTLPPIGDVRAGADNHTATTQGALS, translated from the coding sequence ATGAGTTCGCAGCTGCGACGAACGCGTGGCTTGACGGTGCAGGCCTGGTTCAATCTGATCCTGGCCGTGCTGGTGGTGCTGATCTGTATCGGCGGTGTCAGTGCCGCCGTCTCCCTGCAGCGGACGCAGACCTCCACCGACGATCTCGTCCACCGACTCAGCCCGGCCCGCGTGGCCGCCGCTCAGCTGGAGTCCTCGCTCCTCAATCAGGAGACGGGGGTGCGCGGGTACGCGCTCACCGGTGACCAGTCGTTCCTGGCGCCGTACACCGAGGGGCTGCGGGTGGAGCAGCAGGCGACGGACGACCTCGGCGGTCTGATCATGGACCGTTCGGAGCTCGCCGACGACCTCATGACGGTCGGCCAGGACGCCGCCGAGTGGCGCAGCGCCTTCGTCGAGCCGATCCTGGCGTTCACGCCGGGAACGGGCGGACCGCCCGATCCGATCGTCTACGAGCGCGGCAAGGTGGCGTTCGACAAGCTGCGGGCCGACCTCGGCGAACTCAACGATCACCTCGCTGACGCCAGGGAACGTGCGCTCGACGTCCTCGCCGACGCCCGCGCCGTCCGTGCGGCCGTCTTCGCGGGACTGTTCGGGGTGTTGCTCGTCGCGAGCATCGTGTTCGCGGTGCTGATCCGCAAGGCGATCATCAATCCGCTGCGGCGCGTGGCGGATTCGTCGCGTCGGGTGGTGCAGGGCAACTTCGGCCACCGGGTCGACGCCGGAAACGGCCCGGCCGACGTCCGCGGCCTCGCCGAGGATGTCGAGGCGATGCGCAAGCGCATCGTCTCCGAATTGGAGGTCGTGCGGGACCGCCAGGAACGCCTCGAGGAGCAGACCGCCAAGCTGGACGCGCAAGCCGTCGAGCTGCGCCGCTCCAACGCCGAACTCGAGCAGTTCGCCTACGTCACCTCACACGACCTGCAGGAGCCCCTGCGGAAGGTCGCGTCGTTCTGCCAGCTGCTCGAGAAGCGGTACGGCGATGTGCTCGACGAGCGCGGTAAGCAGTACATCGACTTCGCGGTCGACGGCGCCAAGCGGATGCAGGTCCTGATCAACGACCTGCTGACGTTCTCGCGGGTCGGCCGGATGAGCGACAAGTTCGACCGGGTGGCGCTGGCGCAGCCACTCGACAAGGCGCTGACCAACCTGCAGGCGGCGATCGACGAGACGGGGGTCCGCATCGAGCGGCCGGCCCGTCTGCCCGAGATCGAGGGCGATCCGACGCTGCTGACGATGCTGTGGCAGAACCTGATCGGCAACGCGATCAAGTTCGGGCCGACCGACACCGTGCCGGAGGTTTCGATCGACGTCGAGCGTCGACCGGACGGAATGTGGCAGGTGTGCGTGCAGGACAACGGGATCGGAATCTCCGCGGAGTTCGCGGACAAGGTCTTCGTCATCTTCCAGCGGCTGCACGCGCGCGACGAGTACACCGGAACCGGCATCGGGCTGGCGCTGTGCAAGAAGATCGTCGAGTATCACGGCGGGCAGATCTGGCTGGACACGGCCTACACCACCGGCGCCCGCTTCTGCTTCACCCTGCCCCCGATCGGTGACGTCCGCGCGGGAGCCGACAACCACACGGCCACCACACAAGGAGCACTCTCATGA
- a CDS encoding TetR/AcrR family transcriptional regulator: MAYISADRRRRDLLDAALRVTADEGLAAASTRAICAEAGVQQSVFHYCFASKEELLRELTREVVAGMVDVAVESLTPGADVEQSLLGGLNSLWETVRVQPEKQLVFFELTVGALRAPHRSDIAEWQYREYYDATGRFLSRLAETAGIEWAVPVPVLGRMVTTVIDGLVLGWLADRRTDEVEATLAPFAKLLASLAVVAPVAAA; encoded by the coding sequence ATGGCATACATCTCGGCTGATCGACGGCGACGGGATCTCCTCGACGCTGCCCTTCGCGTGACCGCGGACGAGGGACTCGCCGCCGCGAGCACCCGCGCCATCTGCGCGGAGGCGGGAGTGCAGCAGAGCGTGTTCCACTACTGCTTCGCGTCCAAGGAGGAGTTGCTGCGCGAGCTCACCCGAGAGGTGGTGGCGGGGATGGTCGATGTGGCTGTCGAGAGTCTCACCCCGGGTGCCGACGTCGAGCAGTCGCTGCTCGGAGGACTGAACAGTCTGTGGGAGACCGTCCGAGTCCAACCCGAGAAGCAATTGGTGTTCTTCGAACTGACGGTGGGAGCGCTGCGCGCGCCGCACCGCAGCGACATCGCCGAATGGCAGTACCGCGAGTACTACGACGCCACCGGCAGGTTCCTCAGCCGGCTCGCGGAGACGGCGGGAATCGAATGGGCCGTACCCGTTCCCGTGCTCGGCCGGATGGTCACCACCGTGATCGACGGGCTGGTACTGGGCTGGCTCGCGGACCGGAGGACCGACGAGGTGGAAGCGACCCTGGCGCCGTTCGCGAAGCTCCTCGCGAGCCTTGCCGTCGTCGCGCCGGTAGCCGCCGCCTAG
- a CDS encoding nitroreductase: MTESPVPSGELRSLLDSRSSCRAFRPDPVPRSTIEQILEMAQRTPSWCNTQPWQVAITEGEGTERFRKGLSEYVRSSPQEPDFPFPTEYRGAYGARRKECAMQLYASVGIAAGDRRASAEQTMKNFDLFDAPHVAIITTDAALGVYGAVDCGLYVNTFLLAARSLGVATVPQAALAGSAPYLRSFFDLTEDRKVVCSISFGYADESHPANGFRTTRADVGTVASWVS; this comes from the coding sequence GTGACCGAATCGCCCGTGCCGAGCGGAGAACTGCGGTCCCTGCTCGACTCCCGCAGCAGCTGCCGCGCCTTCCGGCCGGACCCGGTTCCGCGGTCGACCATCGAGCAGATCCTCGAGATGGCTCAGCGGACGCCGTCCTGGTGCAACACGCAGCCGTGGCAGGTGGCGATCACCGAGGGCGAGGGCACCGAACGTTTCCGCAAGGGATTGAGCGAGTACGTCCGCAGTTCCCCGCAGGAACCCGACTTCCCGTTCCCCACCGAGTACCGAGGTGCATACGGCGCGCGGCGCAAGGAATGCGCGATGCAGCTGTACGCGAGCGTGGGCATCGCGGCGGGCGACCGCCGCGCCTCGGCCGAACAGACGATGAAGAACTTCGACCTGTTCGACGCCCCGCACGTCGCGATCATCACCACCGACGCGGCCCTGGGCGTGTACGGCGCCGTGGACTGTGGCCTCTACGTCAACACCTTCCTGCTGGCCGCCCGCAGTCTGGGCGTGGCCACCGTCCCGCAGGCCGCGTTGGCCGGCAGTGCCCCCTACCTCCGCAGCTTCTTCGACCTCACCGAGGATCGGAAGGTGGTGTGCTCCATCTCGTTCGGCTATGCGGACGAGTCCCATCCCGCGAACGGCTTCCGCACCACCCGCGCCGACGTCGGCACCGTCGCGTCGTGGGTCTCCTGA
- a CDS encoding short-chain fatty acyl-CoA regulator family protein: MQKIYGGPRLRRLREERGLTQLALARILDLSASYVNQLENDQRPLTVPVLLKLNATFDLDVHFFAADSDARLAADLQDVLTTLGTPTPPASTIEEFVARMPEIGHALVGVHRRLQAATEQVEQLSAHLDTTSGAGAPGATPMPFEEVRDFFYDRHNHIAELDDAAERLFVRSGLRIGSLDTQLTTLLESEYDVIVRLRTDPPDRPGPKRVFDTANRILTLARHLSPGQRAFQIATQLAFLTQSTVIDRQVDAAAALGRNARELAKIGLANYFAGALLLPYSQFLDAAEHLHYDIEMLALQFEVGFETVCHRLSTMQRPTRRGVPFFFVRTDRAGNISKRQSATAFHFSRVGGSCPLWVVHDAFGTPGRILTQVAQMPDGRTYLWIARTTDDGARPYGTPDRSFAVGLGCDITHADRLVYSRGLRLDEQVSPVPIGAGCKICERTDCVQRAFPQIGRPIRVDVDFSSRLPYPPAS, encoded by the coding sequence ATGCAGAAGATCTACGGCGGCCCGCGGCTGCGGAGGCTCCGCGAGGAACGGGGACTCACCCAGCTCGCCCTCGCCCGCATCCTCGATCTGTCGGCGAGCTACGTCAACCAGCTCGAGAACGATCAGCGACCGCTGACCGTTCCGGTGCTTCTCAAGCTCAACGCCACGTTCGACCTGGACGTCCACTTCTTCGCCGCCGATTCCGATGCGCGACTGGCTGCCGATCTGCAGGACGTGTTGACGACGCTCGGGACGCCGACCCCGCCGGCCTCGACCATCGAGGAGTTCGTCGCACGCATGCCCGAGATCGGCCACGCGCTCGTCGGCGTGCACCGCAGGTTGCAGGCCGCGACCGAGCAGGTGGAGCAGCTGAGTGCGCATCTCGACACCACCTCGGGGGCCGGGGCCCCGGGGGCTACCCCGATGCCGTTCGAGGAAGTCCGAGACTTCTTCTACGACCGGCACAATCACATCGCGGAACTCGACGACGCGGCCGAGCGATTGTTCGTCCGGAGCGGTCTGCGGATCGGCTCGCTGGACACGCAGCTGACAACTCTGCTCGAGTCCGAATACGACGTCATCGTCCGTCTGCGCACGGATCCGCCGGACCGTCCCGGACCGAAACGTGTGTTCGACACGGCCAACCGCATTCTCACGCTGGCGCGGCACCTGTCGCCGGGGCAGCGTGCGTTCCAGATCGCAACGCAGCTGGCATTTCTCACCCAGTCGACGGTGATCGACCGACAGGTGGACGCGGCGGCGGCGCTCGGTCGAAATGCCCGCGAGCTCGCGAAGATCGGACTGGCGAACTACTTCGCCGGTGCGTTGTTGTTGCCGTACAGCCAGTTTCTGGACGCCGCGGAGCACCTGCACTACGACATCGAGATGCTCGCCCTGCAGTTCGAGGTCGGCTTCGAGACCGTCTGCCACCGGCTGTCGACGATGCAGCGGCCGACGCGCCGCGGGGTGCCGTTCTTCTTCGTCCGGACCGACAGGGCCGGAAACATCTCGAAACGGCAGTCCGCCACGGCCTTCCACTTCTCGCGGGTCGGTGGCAGCTGCCCACTGTGGGTGGTGCACGACGCGTTCGGAACGCCGGGTCGCATCCTCACGCAGGTGGCCCAGATGCCGGACGGACGCACGTACCTGTGGATCGCCCGGACGACGGACGACGGTGCCCGCCCGTACGGCACCCCCGACCGCAGTTTCGCGGTCGGTCTCGGTTGCGACATCACCCACGCCGACCGACTGGTCTACTCGCGTGGTCTGCGGCTGGACGAACAGGTGTCACCGGTGCCGATCGGTGCCGGCTGCAAGATCTGCGAGCGCACGGACTGCGTACAGCGGGCATTTCCTCAGATCGGTCGCCCGATCCGGGTGGACGTCGACTTCAGCAGCCGTTTGCCGTACCCGCCGGCGTCCTGA
- a CDS encoding VOC family protein codes for MGYEVQVTVDSKDPHRQAQWWAQALGWRVEPSDEEFIRRMVAAGHAQESDTTVFEGTLVWREGAAISDPEHPQRPRMLFQRVPEGKSVKNRMHLDIRVGDRREEVAEELVAAGASVLHRGQVGPSVWITMADPEGNEFCVG; via the coding sequence ATGGGATACGAAGTGCAGGTCACCGTCGATTCGAAGGATCCTCACCGGCAGGCCCAGTGGTGGGCGCAGGCACTGGGTTGGCGTGTGGAGCCGAGTGACGAGGAGTTCATCCGCCGCATGGTCGCGGCAGGTCACGCGCAGGAGTCGGACACCACGGTGTTCGAGGGCACGCTGGTGTGGCGGGAAGGTGCCGCGATCAGTGACCCCGAGCATCCGCAGCGGCCCCGGATGCTGTTCCAGCGGGTGCCCGAAGGAAAGTCGGTGAAGAACCGCATGCATCTCGACATCCGGGTGGGCGATCGGCGCGAGGAAGTGGCAGAGGAACTCGTCGCGGCCGGTGCGTCGGTGCTGCACCGCGGGCAGGTCGGGCCCAGCGTGTGGATCACCATGGCGGACCCCGAGGGCAACGAGTTCTGCGTCGGCTGA